Proteins from a genomic interval of Nitrospina gracilis Nb-211:
- the rnc gene encoding ribonuclease III, with translation MLSKERIDELAQLQKNLGYTFEDILLLNKALTHKSYVNEKSEAIKNNERFEFLGDSVLDMIVSHYMVKTFQDFSEGLLSKIRAAVVNEACLAGLAREVHLGDYLLLGRGEDLTGGRDKNSILANAFEAVAGAIYFDSNLETAYGILLPKLKKEIAQYAKTSRFRDFKSELQHFSQNTLNCIPFYKVVKESGPDHEKQFEVAVRTNGEEQGRGTGRSKKEAEQAAARNALERLNSDF, from the coding sequence ATGCTGTCGAAGGAACGTATCGATGAGCTGGCACAACTCCAGAAAAACCTGGGGTACACCTTTGAAGACATCCTGCTCCTGAACAAAGCCCTCACCCACAAATCCTACGTCAACGAAAAATCAGAAGCGATCAAGAACAACGAGCGGTTTGAGTTTTTAGGCGACTCCGTGCTCGACATGATCGTCAGCCATTACATGGTGAAGACCTTCCAGGATTTCTCGGAAGGCCTGCTCTCCAAAATCCGCGCGGCGGTGGTCAATGAAGCGTGCCTCGCGGGACTCGCGCGGGAAGTCCACCTGGGCGATTACCTTTTGCTCGGACGGGGGGAAGACCTCACCGGCGGCCGTGACAAGAATTCCATCCTCGCCAACGCCTTCGAAGCCGTAGCCGGAGCCATCTACTTCGACAGCAATCTGGAAACCGCCTATGGTATCCTCCTGCCCAAGTTAAAAAAAGAAATCGCTCAATATGCGAAGACCAGCCGGTTCCGCGACTTCAAAAGCGAGCTTCAGCACTTTTCGCAGAACACGCTCAACTGCATCCCGTTTTACAAAGTGGTCAAGGAAAGCGGACCCGACCACGAAAAGCAGTTCGAGGTGGCGGTGCGCACCAACGGCGAGGAACAGGGCCGGGGAACCGGGCGCAGTAAAAAGGAGGCGGAACAGGCCGCCGCCCGCAACGCATTAGAACGCCTCAATTCGGATTTTTAA
- the fabF gene encoding beta-ketoacyl-ACP synthase II: protein MTRRVVVTGLGMLSPLGIGVDANWDAVCQGKSGIDYITRFNAQDFPVRIAGEVQGFDPADHIEPKEIKKMDTFIHYAVACCRFALKDSGFEITEANADRVGTLIGVGLGGLPAIEKYHEVYQNKGVRKITPFFIPMLIPNMASGQISIIFGTRGPNTCVVTACASGTHAIGDAYKMIRDGVVDAMIAGGSESVITPLAIGGFAAAKALSTRNDDPKGASRPFDKDRDGFVMGEGCGVLILEEMESAKKRGARIYAEVAGYALNSDAFHMTAPSKDGEGAARCMQLALDDAKMNPEEVDYINAHGTSTGADFTETTAIKSVFKDHARKLQISSTKSMTGHLLGAAGGVEAIFSVLAMHHGVIPPTINYTTPDPDCDLDYVPNEARQAKVRAALSNSFGFGGTNGVVIFKQPTD from the coding sequence ATGACCCGTCGTGTTGTTGTCACAGGCCTTGGAATGCTGTCCCCGTTGGGGATTGGCGTTGATGCCAACTGGGATGCAGTATGCCAGGGAAAATCCGGCATCGACTACATCACCCGTTTCAACGCTCAGGATTTTCCGGTACGCATTGCCGGGGAAGTCCAGGGCTTCGATCCCGCAGACCACATCGAACCGAAAGAGATCAAGAAGATGGATACGTTCATCCATTACGCGGTCGCTTGTTGCCGGTTTGCGCTGAAAGACTCCGGGTTCGAAATCACCGAGGCCAACGCGGACCGGGTGGGCACGCTGATCGGCGTCGGCCTGGGCGGTTTGCCCGCCATCGAGAAGTATCACGAGGTGTATCAGAACAAGGGTGTTCGTAAAATCACCCCATTCTTCATTCCGATGCTCATTCCCAATATGGCATCGGGCCAGATTTCCATCATCTTCGGCACCCGGGGACCCAATACCTGCGTGGTGACGGCCTGCGCCAGCGGCACGCACGCCATCGGCGATGCGTATAAGATGATCCGCGACGGGGTGGTCGATGCCATGATCGCCGGTGGTTCGGAATCTGTCATCACACCGCTTGCCATCGGCGGATTCGCCGCGGCCAAGGCGCTGTCCACGCGCAATGACGATCCCAAGGGCGCGAGCCGTCCTTTCGATAAAGACCGCGACGGGTTTGTCATGGGCGAGGGGTGCGGGGTGCTGATCCTGGAGGAAATGGAGTCGGCCAAAAAACGCGGCGCACGCATTTATGCCGAAGTGGCGGGTTACGCGCTCAACAGCGACGCCTTCCACATGACGGCCCCTTCGAAGGACGGGGAAGGCGCGGCCCGGTGCATGCAACTGGCGCTGGACGATGCAAAGATGAACCCGGAGGAGGTTGATTACATCAATGCTCACGGCACGTCCACCGGGGCGGATTTTACGGAAACGACCGCCATCAAATCGGTTTTCAAGGATCATGCGCGCAAGTTGCAGATCAGCTCCACCAAGTCGATGACCGGCCATTTGCTGGGCGCTGCGGGCGGGGTGGAGGCCATCTTCAGCGTGCTGGCCATGCATCACGGTGTCATTCCACCCACCATCAATTACACAACACCGGATCCGGATTGCGATCTCGATTACGTTCCCAACGAAGCCCGGCAGGCCAAGGTGCGGGCGGCTCTTTCCAATTCCTTCGGGTTTGGTGGAACAAATGGTGTGGTGATTTTCAAACAGCCGACGGACTGA
- the fabD gene encoding ACP S-malonyltransferase has protein sequence MGQDFYDSDSECRRMFEEADEILGDHISQVCFQGPEEKLKLTENTQPALLIHSIIALKRLRDHGINSVLAAGHSLGEFSALVCAGTLGFGDAVHLVRQRGRFMQEAVPVGVGAMAAIIGLPADQVQQLCLSASSGDAIVQPANLNSPEQIVIAGHKEPVEAVSEQAREQGAKKVVILPVSAPFHCKLMEPAAARLKAEMEKVEFKDAGIPVVTNVEAAPNTSGAKARELLFQQVCSPVRWAETMQVMVDRGIEAVVEVGSGKVLSGLMKRFNKDIRCYQVGDEESLAKTVAELK, from the coding sequence ATGGGTCAGGATTTTTATGACTCCGACTCAGAATGCCGCCGGATGTTTGAGGAAGCCGATGAAATCCTGGGGGACCACATCAGCCAGGTGTGCTTTCAGGGGCCTGAAGAAAAGCTGAAACTCACTGAAAATACACAGCCTGCGCTTTTGATCCACAGTATAATTGCCTTGAAACGGCTCCGCGATCATGGTATTAATTCCGTGCTGGCGGCGGGTCACAGCCTGGGCGAATTCTCTGCCTTGGTGTGTGCCGGAACCCTTGGTTTCGGGGATGCCGTGCATCTCGTTCGTCAGCGCGGGCGATTCATGCAGGAAGCAGTCCCTGTCGGTGTTGGCGCCATGGCGGCCATCATTGGATTGCCCGCTGACCAGGTCCAGCAACTCTGCCTTTCGGCGTCCTCCGGGGATGCCATCGTTCAACCCGCAAACCTCAACAGTCCGGAGCAAATCGTCATTGCCGGTCACAAGGAACCGGTGGAGGCTGTCTCGGAACAGGCGCGTGAACAGGGGGCGAAGAAAGTCGTGATTCTACCCGTCAGCGCGCCCTTTCACTGCAAGCTGATGGAACCCGCGGCGGCCCGTCTGAAGGCAGAGATGGAAAAAGTCGAGTTCAAGGATGCCGGCATTCCCGTCGTGACCAACGTGGAGGCCGCACCAAACACCTCCGGCGCTAAAGCGCGGGAGCTTTTGTTTCAGCAGGTGTGCTCTCCCGTGCGATGGGCGGAAACCATGCAGGTTATGGTGGATCGGGGCATCGAAGCGGTGGTGGAGGTGGGATCGGGCAAGGTGCTTTCCGGCCTCATGAAACGGTTCAACAAGGACATTCGCTGTTATCAGGTCGGTGATGAGGAATCACTCGCCAAAACCGTAGCCGAATTGAAATAA
- the fabG gene encoding 3-oxoacyl-[acyl-carrier-protein] reductase gives MELKDKVALVTGGARGIGQVVGETLAKMGAHVVLADVNKDGAEQAAEAICKSGGSASAAQLNVSSVEDVQKVFDSISKEFKLLDILVNNAGITRDGLLMRMKEEDWDLVLSINLKGSFLCSQQAVKQMMKQKDGAIVNISSIVGVMGNLGQANYSASKAGLIGLTKTTAREVASRGIRVNAIAPGFIDTDMTRQLKDDVREQLIGQIPMARLGQPQDIADSVAFLVSDRARYITGQVINVNGGMLM, from the coding sequence ATGGAACTTAAAGATAAAGTGGCGCTGGTGACCGGCGGCGCGCGCGGCATTGGCCAGGTGGTGGGTGAAACGCTGGCGAAGATGGGCGCGCATGTGGTGCTGGCGGACGTCAATAAGGACGGTGCCGAACAAGCCGCAGAAGCGATCTGCAAAAGCGGCGGGTCCGCTTCCGCCGCTCAGCTCAATGTGTCTTCTGTCGAGGACGTTCAAAAAGTTTTTGATTCTATCTCCAAAGAATTTAAACTGTTGGATATTTTGGTCAACAACGCCGGGATCACCCGCGATGGTTTGTTGATGCGCATGAAAGAAGAAGACTGGGACCTGGTTCTTTCCATCAACCTCAAGGGTTCTTTCCTCTGCTCTCAGCAGGCGGTCAAGCAAATGATGAAGCAAAAGGACGGGGCGATCGTCAATATCTCGTCCATCGTCGGGGTGATGGGCAACCTGGGGCAAGCCAACTATTCCGCATCCAAAGCGGGCCTGATCGGTTTGACCAAAACAACGGCCCGTGAAGTGGCGAGCCGTGGGATCCGTGTCAACGCCATTGCGCCGGGCTTCATCGATACCGACATGACGCGGCAGTTGAAAGACGATGTGCGCGAACAGCTCATCGGTCAGATCCCCATGGCGCGTCTTGGCCAGCCGCAGGACATTGCGGACAGTGTTGCGTTTCTTGTATCCGATCGGGCGCGTTACATCACCGGTCAGGTCATCAATGTTAATGGTGGGATGTTAATGTAA
- a CDS encoding elongator complex protein 3: MARKQRMIVPIFIPHQGCPYRCVFCNQDEISGAERSDDAERIEKAFATYLSAPNDCLPPHREAAFYGGTFTGLPAVRQEWLLSRVQEKVNAGRVQAIRLSTHADFIDDEKLSRLRRYSVKTVELGVQSTDTDVLNRSGRVNAYDSVPRAAKRIRQAGFSLGIQLMLGLPGDDEALFLKTVDDTIALQPDFVRIYPTLVLRGTRLYDLYEQGDYVPWTLERTVDVLAEGVRRFRQADIPVIRIGLHPEPSLLEGLVAGPHHPALRSLVDSRIALDELTALFDEAPSLPERVTVRVPPNRISHYTGHRKFNLSYLKSRYHLRDLVLRGQNGLTGIVLAT, encoded by the coding sequence ATGGCACGTAAGCAACGCATGATCGTTCCGATCTTCATCCCGCACCAGGGGTGCCCGTACCGGTGTGTGTTCTGCAATCAGGATGAAATTTCCGGGGCGGAACGAAGCGATGATGCGGAGCGTATCGAAAAAGCGTTTGCAACGTACTTGTCCGCACCCAACGACTGTCTGCCGCCGCACCGCGAAGCGGCGTTTTATGGCGGCACGTTCACGGGGCTTCCCGCCGTGCGGCAGGAATGGTTGTTGAGTCGCGTTCAGGAAAAAGTGAATGCGGGTCGTGTGCAGGCCATTCGCCTGTCCACGCACGCGGATTTCATCGACGACGAAAAGCTCTCGCGCCTCCGCCGGTATTCCGTGAAGACGGTGGAATTGGGCGTGCAGTCCACCGACACCGATGTGTTGAACCGTTCCGGGCGGGTGAACGCATACGACAGCGTGCCCCGCGCGGCGAAACGCATAAGACAGGCGGGATTTTCACTGGGCATTCAGTTGATGCTCGGGTTGCCCGGCGACGACGAAGCCCTTTTCCTGAAAACGGTGGATGACACCATCGCTCTGCAACCGGATTTCGTACGCATTTACCCGACGCTGGTTTTACGCGGGACGAGGCTTTACGATCTCTATGAGCAAGGCGATTATGTGCCTTGGACGTTGGAACGCACTGTAGATGTTCTGGCGGAGGGGGTACGGCGGTTCCGGCAGGCGGACATTCCGGTGATCCGCATCGGACTGCATCCGGAACCGTCCCTGCTGGAAGGCCTGGTGGCGGGTCCGCATCACCCGGCGCTCCGATCGCTGGTGGATTCCCGCATCGCCCTTGATGAACTGACGGCGTTGTTCGACGAGGCGCCCTCGCTTCCTGAAAGGGTGACGGTCCGGGTTCCGCCAAACCGGATTTCCCATTATACTGGGCACCGCAAATTCAACCTTTCGTATCTCAAATCCCGCTATCACCTGCGGGATCTTGTTTTAAGAGGACAAAACGGGTTGACGGGCATTGTGCTCGCCACCTGA
- the acpP gene encoding acyl carrier protein produces MSVEQKVKEIIVEQLNVDENQVNGTASFIDDLGADSLDTVELVMAFEEAFDIEIPDEEAEKIATVQNAIDYINSHTN; encoded by the coding sequence ATGTCAGTAGAACAAAAGGTAAAGGAAATTATCGTAGAACAGCTGAATGTAGATGAAAACCAGGTGAACGGAACCGCATCTTTCATTGATGACCTCGGTGCGGACTCGCTGGATACTGTGGAGCTGGTCATGGCGTTCGAGGAAGCGTTCGACATCGAAATCCCGGACGAAGAGGCCGAGAAAATCGCCACGGTTCAAAACGCCATCGATTATATCAACAGTCACACCAACTAA
- a CDS encoding beta-ketoacyl-ACP synthase III → MYVPDNVVTNFDLEKNLDTSDEWIRTRTGIVERRIARKDESASTMGIAASMMALKNAGLEAGDLDMVIVCTSTPDVIYPATACFVQKELGAKKAAAYDISAVCSGFVFGLSIAEQYIKSGRYENILVIGTEVNSRVMDWTDRTTCVLFGDGAGAAVLRRTEKPEPCGILSSHIYSDGTQSDLLIVPGGIGKTSFTYQAIDDKLYCLKMSGQSTFKVAVKRMSEVSREALAHNGLTNDDVDLVVPHQANRRIIEAVAEKLEAPLEKVFVNIHKYGNTGSASIPIALHEAREAGRLTPGSITLLTVLGAGLTWGSVVIKW, encoded by the coding sequence ATGTATGTGCCCGACAACGTAGTCACCAACTTCGATCTCGAAAAAAATCTCGACACCTCCGACGAATGGATCCGCACCCGCACCGGGATTGTGGAACGGCGCATCGCTCGCAAGGACGAGTCCGCGTCCACCATGGGCATCGCCGCCTCGATGATGGCGCTCAAAAACGCCGGACTGGAGGCGGGCGACCTCGACATGGTCATTGTTTGCACCTCGACGCCGGACGTCATTTACCCCGCTACCGCCTGCTTCGTGCAAAAGGAGTTGGGTGCGAAGAAGGCGGCGGCGTACGACATCTCCGCTGTCTGCTCCGGCTTCGTCTTCGGCCTTTCCATCGCTGAGCAGTACATCAAAAGCGGCCGTTATGAAAACATTCTCGTCATCGGCACCGAAGTCAACTCGCGTGTCATGGACTGGACCGACCGCACCACCTGCGTGCTGTTCGGCGACGGAGCGGGCGCGGCGGTTCTCCGCCGTACCGAAAAGCCGGAACCCTGTGGCATCCTGTCCTCGCACATTTATTCCGACGGCACGCAGTCGGACCTGTTGATCGTGCCGGGCGGCATCGGCAAAACTTCGTTCACGTATCAGGCTATAGACGATAAACTGTATTGTCTCAAAATGTCCGGTCAGTCCACGTTCAAGGTGGCGGTCAAGCGGATGAGCGAGGTGTCGCGCGAAGCGCTGGCGCACAATGGTTTGACCAACGATGATGTCGATCTCGTGGTGCCGCACCAGGCCAACCGGCGCATCATCGAAGCGGTGGCGGAGAAGCTCGAGGCGCCGTTGGAAAAAGTTTTCGTCAACATACACAAATACGGCAATACGGGTTCCGCCTCCATTCCCATCGCTCTCCATGAGGCGCGGGAAGCCGGTCGCTTGACGCCGGGCAGTATCACTCTGCTCACGGTTCTGGGAGCCGGATTGACGTGGGGATCGGTGGTGATCAAATGGTAA
- a CDS encoding antibiotic biosynthesis monooxygenase family protein, whose translation MVTVGMNYKVISGKEEVFENAFNNVLKVMAEMEGHTKTGLYKDVNDPQQYLIVSEWNSEEAYNAFLNSDKFAGVVNWGKENILAGRPSHNVYRQ comes from the coding sequence ATGGTAACGGTCGGTATGAATTACAAAGTCATCAGCGGCAAGGAAGAAGTATTCGAAAATGCGTTCAACAACGTGCTCAAGGTGATGGCCGAAATGGAGGGCCACACCAAGACCGGATTGTACAAGGACGTCAACGATCCCCAGCAGTACCTCATCGTTTCCGAATGGAATTCCGAGGAAGCCTACAATGCGTTTTTGAACAGCGACAAGTTTGCCGGTGTGGTGAACTGGGGCAAGGAAAACATTTTGGCCGGCCGCCCGTCGCATAACGTTTACCGGCAGT